In a single window of the Gemmatimonadota bacterium genome:
- a CDS encoding VCBS repeat-containing protein has product MTSRRTPRRSPLTTTLLSLLFSACADAPPPADPAELLTVRTVGLAYLEEHRLEEAEAEFLRLVEMAPEEPLGYANLGLTYLRQGRLTEAEAEVRRAIELLPSDSDVRLILVEILRAQERDVEARSELEASLVTDSSHVKTLYVLATLDADSTGPGPAGRRAAQLERVVALQPGNVAARVELVDAHLVSGGAESAAIHLEQLRQLVPEIPVEGRDLFDEATLAAQRGDAAGARNAALAFHNVMRTTPIYQQGLLALRGPGGVLLGFPVVTFSETLGAGVRDPETVLAALRFTDVTETVGLPRGGTGGGALAVADYDGDNDRDIFSGGVLWRNDPTGFVDVSAEAGVTGPAPDHALFGDYDNDGALDLFLSRGEVGVLYRNIGDGTFEDVSAELEVSLAGGAPLFIDFDQDGDLDLLVAGSEGTGMYRNNLDGTFTDVSARAGTAAAVGGAEAAAAFGDFDDDDDLDLIISGASSTRFYDNQRSGVFVDVTEERGITPGGAGVVSVGDYNNDGFLDLLTAVRGGRGLTLQLNDGHGAFQVDERPAALLEGAATLIVHDAAFVDFDNDGWLDVVLVGESGDGGAGIVRLFRSSGPGRFDDVSDIVQAELPPLRRLAFADFGDDGDLDLFVSAVDGSAHLIRNDGGDGNRYLKMRLVGLSTGSGKNNYFGIGAKVEVRAGGLYQTLVVTGPEIHIGLGQHARADVVRVRWTNGVPQNLFYPNANQSVVEEQILKGSCPFLYTWNGERFEFVTDLMWKSALGMPMGLMAQGETAYAPPMASQGFVRIPGHALRPQDGVYELRITGELWEVFYIDEVELVVVDHPDSVDVFVDERFVFPEPNLPLVLHQVAEQRAPLSAVDGRGIDVLPRLLHADDWYVDELMPDRYQGLSALHDLVLDLGAFPQNASVELYMRGWIFPTDASINVALTQSETLETIMPYLEVVGASGAWVTAVEALSFPAGKNKLVIQDLTGAFPTEDHRVRIRTNMNIYWDHAFFTVGETVAPVKRTTLQPFAADFHFRGFSKLYRKGGRFGPHWFDYESLSTESPWRPIMGRYTRYGDVLELVRESDDIYPIMGPGDEITFRFDAAEAPPLPEGWTRDFMIYTDGWVKDADLNTAEGWRVEPLPFHAMSEYPYGPNEAYPRPDIVQRYHTRAPTPAAVLGGGAAPDVR; this is encoded by the coding sequence ATGACCTCTCGACGTACTCCGCGGCGTAGCCCTCTCACGACGACGCTCTTGTCACTGCTTTTCTCGGCGTGCGCCGATGCACCGCCTCCCGCCGATCCCGCCGAACTGCTCACGGTGCGAACCGTTGGCTTGGCGTACCTGGAGGAACACCGCCTGGAAGAGGCCGAGGCGGAGTTCCTGCGACTCGTGGAGATGGCGCCGGAGGAGCCGCTCGGGTACGCCAACCTCGGACTAACGTATTTGAGACAGGGGCGCCTCACGGAAGCGGAGGCCGAGGTCCGGCGGGCGATCGAACTGCTGCCATCGGATTCCGACGTGCGATTGATCCTTGTCGAGATTCTCCGGGCGCAAGAGCGCGACGTGGAAGCGCGGTCCGAGCTCGAGGCGTCTCTGGTCACGGACTCCAGCCACGTGAAGACACTCTACGTCCTGGCGACGCTCGACGCGGACTCGACGGGCCCCGGCCCCGCCGGCCGCCGCGCCGCTCAGCTCGAACGCGTGGTAGCACTGCAACCCGGTAACGTGGCCGCGCGCGTGGAGCTGGTCGATGCACACCTCGTATCGGGCGGGGCAGAGAGTGCGGCCATCCACTTGGAGCAGCTCCGTCAGCTCGTGCCCGAGATCCCGGTCGAGGGGCGGGACCTCTTCGACGAAGCGACGCTCGCGGCGCAGCGCGGCGACGCGGCGGGCGCGCGGAATGCGGCGCTCGCCTTCCACAACGTGATGCGTACGACGCCGATCTATCAGCAGGGTTTGCTCGCGCTACGCGGGCCGGGCGGCGTCCTGCTCGGGTTCCCCGTGGTCACGTTCAGTGAGACGCTCGGTGCTGGGGTACGGGACCCGGAGACCGTGCTTGCCGCGCTCCGCTTCACCGACGTGACGGAGACGGTGGGCTTGCCCAGAGGAGGGACGGGCGGCGGCGCGTTGGCGGTGGCGGACTACGACGGTGACAACGACCGGGACATCTTCTCCGGCGGCGTCTTGTGGCGGAACGATCCCACGGGCTTCGTCGACGTCTCCGCGGAGGCGGGCGTGACCGGGCCCGCGCCGGACCATGCGCTCTTCGGCGACTACGACAACGACGGCGCGCTCGACCTGTTTCTGTCGCGAGGCGAGGTGGGCGTCCTGTATCGGAACATCGGCGACGGCACGTTCGAAGATGTCTCGGCGGAGCTCGAGGTGTCGCTAGCGGGCGGGGCGCCGCTCTTCATCGACTTCGATCAGGACGGGGATCTCGACTTGCTCGTTGCCGGCAGCGAAGGGACCGGCATGTACCGCAACAACCTCGACGGCACCTTCACCGACGTAAGCGCCCGGGCCGGGACCGCGGCCGCGGTCGGGGGCGCCGAAGCTGCGGCTGCGTTCGGGGACTTCGACGACGACGACGACCTGGACCTGATCATCTCGGGTGCGTCCTCGACCCGCTTCTACGACAACCAGAGGTCGGGGGTCTTCGTGGACGTGACTGAGGAGCGCGGTATCACGCCGGGTGGTGCCGGCGTGGTGAGCGTCGGCGACTACAACAACGACGGTTTCCTCGATCTGCTCACGGCGGTGCGCGGTGGTCGGGGGCTCACGCTGCAGCTCAACGACGGACACGGTGCGTTCCAGGTAGACGAGCGCCCGGCCGCGCTGCTCGAAGGTGCGGCTACGCTCATCGTCCACGACGCGGCGTTCGTGGACTTCGACAACGACGGTTGGCTCGACGTCGTGCTGGTGGGTGAGTCCGGGGACGGAGGAGCAGGGATAGTACGGCTCTTCCGCAGCTCTGGGCCCGGTCGGTTCGACGACGTCTCCGACATCGTGCAGGCCGAGCTGCCTCCGCTCCGCCGGCTCGCGTTCGCCGACTTCGGAGACGACGGGGATCTCGACCTGTTCGTATCGGCTGTCGATGGATCCGCCCACCTCATTCGCAACGACGGCGGCGATGGGAACCGGTATCTGAAGATGCGGCTCGTCGGCCTGTCGACCGGGAGCGGCAAGAACAACTACTTCGGGATCGGCGCGAAGGTGGAGGTGCGCGCGGGCGGGCTGTACCAGACGCTGGTCGTGACCGGGCCCGAGATCCACATCGGTCTGGGCCAGCACGCCCGAGCCGACGTGGTGCGTGTCCGCTGGACCAACGGGGTCCCGCAGAACCTCTTCTATCCGAACGCGAACCAGTCGGTCGTGGAGGAGCAGATCCTCAAGGGCTCGTGTCCCTTCCTGTACACCTGGAACGGTGAGCGCTTCGAGTTCGTGACCGACCTCATGTGGAAGAGCGCGCTCGGCATGCCCATGGGTCTCATGGCGCAGGGCGAAACGGCCTACGCGCCGCCGATGGCGTCTCAGGGCTTCGTAAGGATTCCCGGGCACGCTCTGCGGCCGCAGGACGGCGTGTACGAGCTCCGGATAACAGGTGAGCTGTGGGAGGTCTTCTACATTGACGAGGTCGAGCTCGTGGTCGTGGACCACCCGGATTCGGTAGACGTCTTTGTGGACGAGCGCTTCGTCTTTCCAGAGCCGAATCTGCCGCTAGTGCTGCACCAGGTAGCGGAGCAACGAGCGCCCCTTTCGGCGGTCGACGGGCGTGGGATCGACGTGTTGCCCCGGCTGCTGCATGCGGACGACTGGTACGTGGACGAACTGATGCCGGATCGGTACCAGGGCCTGAGCGCGCTGCACGATCTCGTGCTCGACCTCGGAGCCTTCCCTCAGAACGCGTCGGTCGAACTGTACATGCGCGGTTGGATCTTCCCGACGGATGCGAGCATCAACGTCGCGCTGACGCAGTCCGAGACGCTTGAAACGATCATGCCGTACCTCGAGGTCGTCGGCGCTTCCGGTGCATGGGTGACCGCGGTCGAGGCGTTGAGCTTTCCGGCCGGCAAGAACAAGCTCGTCATCCAAGATTTGACTGGCGCCTTCCCGACGGAAGACCATCGCGTGCGCATCCGAACGAACATGAACATCTACTGGGACCACGCGTTCTTCACCGTCGGTGAGACTGTGGCTCCCGTCAAGCGCACGACCCTGCAGCCCTTCGCCGCGGACTTCCACTTCCGCGGCTTTTCCAAGCTGTACCGGAAGGGTGGGCGCTTCGGCCCGCACTGGTTCGACTACGAGAGCCTTTCCACCGAGTCGCCGTGGCGGCCGATCATGGGCAGGTACACCCGGTACGGCGACGTGCTCGAGCTCGTCCGTGAGTCGGACGATATCTATCCGATCATGGGTCCGGGCGACGAGATCACGTTCCGGTTCGACGCCGCGGAAGCTCCTCCGCTCCCGGAGGGATGGACTCGGGATTTCATGATCTACACGGACGGATGGGTGAAGGACGCCGATCTGAATACTGCGGAGGGATGGAGGGTCGAGCCGCTCCCGTTCCACGCGATGTCCGAGTATCCGTACGGTCCGAACGAGGCATACCCGCGTCCCGACATCGTGCAGCGGTATCATACGCGAGCGCCGACTCCCGCGGCGGTCTTGGGTGGTGGGGCGGCGCCGGACGTGAGATGA
- a CDS encoding CRTAC1 family protein, with protein sequence MKRCRSSWHLASWRLLCALAMAACRGEEAVEEAVPGYSEGAYPTVPGAGASTELRFTEVAAESGIDFVHQNGAFGEKWMPETVGSGAAFFDYDGDGFPDLLLVNGTWWPGHEGTGRRPTQRLYRNLGDGHFVDVTTSVGLDLSIYGMGVTVADYDADGDADIYLTAVGTNVLLRNDGGRFTDVTVSAGVTGNAPGAPAAWSSASAWLDYDRDGWLDLFVCNYVRWTAETDLFATIDGTTKSYATPQQYQGESCRLYRNGGEGTFTDVTEAAGVWNPEGKSLGVAVVDFDSDGWPDLVVANDTQRNFLYHNEGDGSFTDIAVRAGVAFDEAGRARAGMGVAVADLTGEGRWSIAIGNFAHEPLALFTQIADNLFQDRAGAAGLTRSTLGPLTFGVLFADFDLDGHPDLMSANGHIEPGVNAVQADQTFEQAPQLFLGDGTGRFSDVSELVGDAFTTPVVGRGLATADVDGDGDLDVLITVNGGAPRLYRNDLNPESATWIGLRLEGAHPNRDALGAMVLVYTETGVQREYVGAGSSYLSQSLLNPLRFGLGEAAAVDSIVVWWPRGGRTVEVGPVQSGQTITMREHR encoded by the coding sequence ATGAAGCGGTGCCGTTCAAGCTGGCACCTGGCGAGCTGGCGGTTGCTGTGCGCGCTCGCGATGGCGGCTTGCCGGGGAGAAGAAGCCGTAGAGGAAGCCGTGCCGGGGTACTCGGAAGGCGCGTACCCTACGGTACCGGGCGCGGGCGCGAGCACCGAGCTGCGCTTCACCGAGGTCGCCGCGGAGTCGGGCATCGACTTCGTCCACCAGAACGGTGCCTTCGGCGAGAAGTGGATGCCAGAGACGGTGGGCAGCGGGGCGGCGTTCTTCGACTACGATGGCGACGGTTTTCCCGACCTCTTGCTCGTTAACGGGACCTGGTGGCCGGGACACGAAGGAACGGGCCGCCGCCCGACGCAACGGCTCTACCGCAACCTGGGGGACGGCCACTTCGTGGATGTGACGACGAGTGTCGGTCTCGACCTGTCGATCTACGGCATGGGTGTGACCGTTGCGGACTATGACGCCGACGGGGACGCGGACATCTACCTGACCGCTGTCGGCACCAACGTGCTGCTGCGGAACGACGGCGGGCGCTTCACCGATGTCACTGTGTCTGCCGGGGTCACGGGAAACGCGCCGGGTGCGCCGGCGGCGTGGTCTTCGGCATCGGCGTGGCTCGACTACGATCGGGACGGCTGGCTCGACCTGTTCGTTTGCAACTACGTGCGCTGGACAGCTGAGACGGATCTCTTTGCGACGATCGACGGCACGACCAAGTCGTACGCGACCCCCCAGCAGTACCAGGGCGAGTCGTGCAGGCTGTACCGGAACGGCGGTGAGGGCACTTTCACGGACGTCACCGAGGCTGCCGGCGTATGGAACCCCGAAGGCAAGTCTCTCGGGGTGGCGGTAGTGGACTTCGATTCGGACGGGTGGCCCGACCTGGTCGTGGCGAACGACACGCAGCGCAACTTTCTCTACCACAACGAGGGAGACGGCTCCTTCACCGACATCGCCGTGCGTGCGGGCGTCGCGTTCGACGAGGCTGGTCGTGCACGCGCGGGCATGGGCGTCGCCGTGGCGGATCTCACCGGCGAAGGCCGGTGGTCGATCGCGATCGGCAACTTCGCGCACGAGCCGCTCGCGCTCTTCACACAGATCGCAGACAACCTCTTTCAGGACCGGGCTGGAGCCGCGGGTCTCACGCGCTCGACGCTCGGGCCGCTCACCTTCGGCGTCCTCTTCGCGGATTTCGACCTTGACGGTCATCCGGACCTGATGAGCGCGAACGGCCACATCGAACCGGGCGTGAACGCGGTGCAGGCGGACCAGACGTTCGAACAGGCGCCGCAGCTCTTCCTGGGGGACGGCACGGGCCGCTTCTCCGACGTGAGTGAGCTCGTCGGCGACGCGTTCACGACGCCCGTCGTCGGTCGGGGCCTCGCGACCGCGGACGTCGACGGAGACGGCGACCTCGACGTGCTGATCACGGTCAACGGAGGGGCGCCACGGCTATACCGAAACGACCTGAACCCCGAGTCGGCGACGTGGATCGGACTTCGGCTCGAAGGTGCTCATCCGAACCGAGACGCCTTGGGCGCGATGGTTCTCGTCTACACCGAGACCGGAGTCCAGCGGGAGTATGTGGGCGCGGGCTCGTCGTACCTCTCCCAGTCGCTGCTGAACCCGCTTCGCTTCGGCTTGGGAGAGGCGGCTGCGGTAGACAGCATCGTCGTGTGGTGGCCACGGGGTGGGCGTACCGTCGAGGTCGGTCCCGTTCAGTCCGGTCAGACGATCACGATGCGAGAGCACCGATGA
- a CDS encoding CRTAC1 family protein, with the protein MLITLLRRVAGPPGGVPSTTIQEQRGVTIAFPRRVALLSCVLGLPLGTACTPGENEPPFDMATYLEDAAANVDPAENRFANSALLRAMEVLPPRTNDRERLLLRLAIAEQTLYAGHLEAAIGLLESLRADVADHQASAPESERAPPSFLESLLDFLATAYLRLGERENCIDGVGAVACLVPVPAEGVHTAPRGARASIPIFEELLERNPDNLGARWMLNVAHMMLGTYPTDVPSELLIPELAFRSEHDIGRFRDVAPALGVDDVGHVGGGIMDDFNGDGLLDLMASSWQLRDPLRYHLNRGDGTFERLTGAAGLEGLWGGGNIVQADYDNDGDLDVFVLRGGWLVEGQVNSLLRNRGDGTFEDVTEQAGLLRPAHPSQTASWADFDGDGLLDLFVGNETFGGRSHPCQLFRNLGDGTFVDVAPEAGVAITGIVKGVTWGDYDNDGRPDLYVSRTNAPNLLLRNEGRGADGAWSFSDRTAEAGVAEPWDAFPTWFWDYDNDGWLDIFVAGYRTNFGDIAAEYLNLPHDSELPRLYRNRGDGTFDEVSEAVGLDRIQFSMGSNYGDLDNDGWLDFYVGTGDAYFQALMPNRMFRSDRGEHFQDVTTSGGFGLIEKGHGIAFGDIDHDGDQDVFVAMGGAYEGDLARNVLFENPGHGNRWLSLWLEGVESNRSAIGARVRVTIEVNGRERNIHRVVSSGSTFGGNPLRLDIGLGRAERVRSVTVHWPTTGRTQELGPLEMDSAYRVREGVDGPELLERNAFVLGEGG; encoded by the coding sequence ATGTTGATCACCCTTTTAAGGCGCGTCGCGGGACCCCCCGGTGGCGTGCCGAGCACCACGATTCAGGAGCAGCGCGGGGTGACGATCGCTTTTCCCCGCCGAGTGGCGCTCCTCAGCTGTGTTCTCGGGCTGCCACTCGGGACCGCGTGCACGCCGGGTGAGAACGAGCCGCCATTCGACATGGCCACGTATCTGGAGGACGCGGCCGCCAACGTCGATCCGGCGGAGAATCGCTTCGCGAACTCCGCTCTTCTCCGGGCGATGGAGGTGCTACCGCCTCGCACGAACGACCGCGAGCGGCTGCTCCTGCGGCTCGCGATCGCTGAGCAGACGCTGTACGCCGGGCACCTCGAGGCCGCGATCGGCCTCTTGGAATCCCTGCGCGCCGACGTGGCCGATCACCAGGCGAGCGCGCCCGAATCCGAGCGGGCGCCCCCGAGCTTCCTGGAGTCCCTTCTCGATTTCCTGGCCACCGCCTACCTGCGTCTCGGAGAGCGGGAGAACTGCATCGATGGCGTGGGGGCGGTCGCGTGCCTCGTGCCGGTACCCGCGGAGGGCGTGCACACGGCTCCGAGGGGCGCCCGCGCATCGATCCCGATTTTCGAGGAGCTGCTCGAGCGGAATCCGGACAACCTCGGCGCACGGTGGATGCTGAACGTCGCCCACATGATGTTGGGCACGTACCCGACGGATGTCCCGTCCGAGCTCTTGATCCCCGAGCTCGCATTCCGGTCCGAGCACGACATCGGGCGCTTCCGCGACGTCGCTCCGGCCTTGGGCGTGGACGATGTCGGACACGTCGGGGGTGGGATCATGGACGACTTCAACGGAGATGGGTTGCTCGACCTCATGGCGTCGTCGTGGCAGCTCCGGGACCCACTCAGGTATCATCTGAATCGAGGCGACGGCACCTTCGAGCGGCTCACGGGAGCAGCGGGCCTCGAGGGTCTCTGGGGTGGCGGCAACATCGTGCAGGCCGACTACGACAACGACGGCGATCTCGATGTCTTCGTCCTGCGGGGCGGTTGGCTGGTCGAGGGACAGGTGAACTCCCTGTTACGGAACCGAGGTGACGGCACTTTTGAGGACGTGACGGAGCAGGCAGGTCTTCTCCGGCCAGCGCATCCGAGCCAGACGGCGAGTTGGGCGGACTTCGACGGCGACGGGCTGCTCGATCTCTTCGTCGGCAACGAGACATTTGGCGGCCGGTCCCATCCCTGCCAGCTCTTCCGCAACCTCGGGGACGGCACCTTCGTGGATGTCGCCCCTGAGGCGGGTGTGGCGATTACGGGCATCGTGAAAGGCGTGACGTGGGGCGACTATGACAATGACGGCCGCCCCGATCTGTACGTGTCGCGCACCAACGCGCCCAATCTCCTGCTGCGCAACGAGGGCCGCGGTGCGGACGGCGCGTGGAGCTTCAGCGATCGTACGGCCGAGGCCGGCGTGGCCGAGCCGTGGGACGCGTTTCCCACCTGGTTTTGGGACTACGACAACGACGGCTGGCTCGACATCTTCGTGGCGGGGTATCGTACGAACTTCGGGGATATCGCTGCGGAATACCTCAACCTGCCTCACGACTCGGAGTTGCCGCGTCTCTATCGGAACCGGGGCGACGGCACGTTCGACGAGGTCTCCGAGGCGGTCGGGCTCGACCGCATCCAGTTCTCGATGGGCTCGAATTACGGGGATCTGGACAACGACGGTTGGCTCGACTTCTACGTGGGAACCGGAGACGCATATTTCCAGGCGCTCATGCCGAACCGGATGTTTCGAAGCGACAGAGGCGAGCACTTTCAAGACGTGACTACCTCAGGGGGGTTCGGGCTGATCGAGAAGGGCCATGGCATCGCTTTCGGGGACATCGATCACGACGGCGATCAGGACGTGTTCGTCGCGATGGGTGGCGCCTACGAGGGTGATCTCGCTCGCAACGTGCTCTTCGAGAACCCGGGGCACGGCAATCGCTGGCTTTCCCTCTGGCTCGAGGGCGTCGAGAGCAATCGGTCCGCGATCGGCGCGCGCGTGCGCGTCACGATCGAAGTGAATGGCCGGGAGCGGAACATCCACCGGGTGGTGTCGAGCGGCAGCACGTTCGGCGGAAATCCCCTTCGCCTCGACATCGGACTGGGACGCGCGGAGCGCGTTCGTTCGGTCACGGTGCACTGGCCGACGACGGGTCGAACGCAGGAGCTCGGCCCGCTGGAAATGGACTCCGCGTACCGCGTACGCGAAGGGGTCGACGGACCGGAGTTGCTCGAGCGCAACGCGTTCGTCCTGGGGGAGGGCGGATGA
- a CDS encoding tetratricopeptide repeat protein has translation MTRPEASQPRPRLPSLLPVWLLRLLVGAIGIAGFLLADTVYLLLVRLADGVGLAPFALGADTLPRFYQFLVLAHTGLGILLVAVMVVFLVAHLPRVWSRYHPASAWSGIAYAVLGVTLLVTGLFILSAAATRENQWAWWTHVVAASVVVGAYIVHRMVSFARPNALQFARYLFAVSAAALALFLTHGALVVGGGGGALAERSMGPGGADRDVQELLAGTFGPAGWVPVGAVPSASPFFPSAATTTTGAYLAARILTTPGFGTPRELVRAEVAERGFVQEARIGAESCESCHPDVVDQWAASAHRFASFNNPFYEATIMAMRTGALETNPWIDEHLASFPDDVDGVGRAKSKWCSGCHDPALMLAGTMGREIDRASLEAQAGLTCLACHAIDRIHDQTGNGNYNIADEQEDPYVFASSAPGSVGRYLHDLALKARPAVHQMQLLKPFYKESAYCATCHKVSLTEPVNNYRWLRGQNEFDNWDDSGISLNASRTFYLPPSKRVCQDCHMPFEPAPRGDVAADDGMVRSHRFLAVNTALPYVRGDTATVRRIEQFLRDQKLTVDVLAVKAAGRAATMPLEWDASEVEAGVPLTFDVVVRNVGVGHTFPGGTNDSNEGWLEFTIDDGAGNVLFASGEIGKDGHLDPMAHTFKAVMVDKDGNAIHQRNAQDIHVAVYQNVIGPGTADIAHYELVLPETWVGSRLTVRARLLWRKFDRAYTEFAFAENPAGFARFDDVPDLPVTEIASDSARVLVVRGIASEGAPSLPRLAEEWVRYNDYGIGLLLEGDTRGAATAFSIVAALRPDISDGPLNLAKTALAEGNLEAAYDALARAEDVVTGDARAAWVWGRVLQEDGRYEEAVLAYERVLEVFGEDRATWRAMGRTLFLDQQFERALEALTRVLQIDPEDRVAHYHRMLSLRALGRDDEADRAEAAYLYYAVDESAQEVTRAYRARDAGANIMAQPIPTHRLEIRR, from the coding sequence ATGACTCGACCGGAGGCGAGCCAGCCCCGTCCCCGACTTCCTTCCCTACTGCCGGTCTGGCTCTTGCGACTCCTCGTCGGCGCCATCGGGATTGCAGGATTCTTGTTGGCCGATACGGTCTATTTGCTGCTGGTGCGGCTCGCGGACGGAGTCGGGCTTGCGCCCTTCGCGCTCGGGGCCGACACACTACCGCGCTTCTATCAGTTCCTGGTGCTCGCTCACACCGGCTTGGGGATTCTGCTCGTCGCGGTCATGGTCGTGTTCCTCGTCGCGCACCTGCCGAGGGTGTGGAGTCGGTACCATCCTGCGTCCGCCTGGTCCGGTATCGCGTACGCGGTGCTCGGCGTCACCCTACTCGTAACCGGGCTCTTCATCCTCTCGGCGGCGGCGACCCGCGAGAACCAGTGGGCCTGGTGGACGCACGTGGTCGCCGCGTCCGTGGTCGTCGGCGCGTACATCGTGCATCGGATGGTGAGCTTTGCCCGCCCGAACGCGCTCCAATTCGCCCGCTACCTCTTCGCGGTCTCGGCAGCCGCGCTCGCCCTCTTCCTGACGCACGGCGCGCTCGTGGTCGGCGGTGGCGGTGGCGCGCTCGCCGAACGGTCTATGGGTCCGGGCGGCGCGGATCGCGACGTGCAGGAGCTGCTGGCGGGCACGTTCGGCCCCGCGGGCTGGGTCCCGGTCGGCGCGGTGCCGTCCGCGAGCCCGTTCTTCCCGTCGGCGGCGACGACGACGACCGGCGCGTATCTGGCCGCGAGGATCTTGACCACTCCGGGCTTCGGGACGCCCCGGGAGCTAGTGCGGGCAGAAGTGGCTGAACGGGGCTTCGTCCAGGAGGCCCGCATCGGTGCGGAGAGCTGCGAGTCTTGCCATCCGGATGTGGTCGATCAGTGGGCGGCGTCGGCGCACCGCTTCGCTTCGTTCAACAACCCGTTCTACGAAGCGACGATCATGGCGATGCGAACCGGCGCACTGGAGACCAATCCGTGGATCGACGAGCACCTCGCTTCGTTCCCCGACGACGTGGACGGTGTCGGGCGTGCCAAAAGCAAGTGGTGCAGCGGCTGTCACGACCCGGCGCTCATGCTCGCCGGTACCATGGGGAGGGAGATCGACCGCGCCAGCCTGGAGGCCCAGGCGGGGCTTACGTGTCTGGCGTGCCACGCGATCGACCGCATCCACGACCAGACCGGAAACGGGAACTACAACATCGCGGACGAACAGGAGGACCCGTATGTGTTCGCCTCGTCTGCGCCGGGTTCCGTGGGGCGGTACCTGCACGACCTGGCGCTCAAGGCGCGGCCCGCCGTTCACCAGATGCAGCTCCTCAAGCCGTTCTACAAGGAGAGCGCGTATTGTGCGACGTGCCACAAGGTCAGCCTCACGGAGCCGGTCAACAACTACCGGTGGCTTCGGGGGCAGAACGAATTCGACAACTGGGACGACAGCGGGATTTCTCTGAACGCGTCGCGCACGTTCTACTTGCCGCCGAGCAAACGCGTCTGCCAGGACTGCCACATGCCTTTCGAGCCGGCGCCTCGCGGGGACGTGGCGGCCGACGACGGCATGGTACGCTCTCACCGCTTCCTCGCGGTCAACACGGCGCTGCCCTATGTGCGTGGAGATACCGCGACGGTCCGGCGCATCGAGCAGTTCCTGAGAGATCAGAAGCTCACCGTGGACGTCTTGGCTGTGAAGGCGGCGGGCCGAGCGGCGACGATGCCTCTCGAATGGGATGCCTCCGAGGTGGAGGCCGGCGTTCCGTTGACGTTCGACGTCGTGGTCCGGAACGTGGGCGTCGGGCACACGTTCCCGGGAGGTACGAACGACTCGAACGAGGGGTGGCTCGAGTTCACGATCGACGACGGGGCGGGGAACGTGCTCTTCGCGAGCGGCGAGATCGGCAAAGACGGGCACCTGGACCCGATGGCCCACACGTTCAAGGCGGTCATGGTCGACAAGGACGGAAACGCCATCCATCAGCGAAACGCGCAGGACATCCACGTCGCCGTCTACCAGAACGTGATCGGTCCGGGCACGGCCGACATCGCGCACTATGAGCTCGTGCTTCCCGAGACATGGGTGGGATCGCGGCTCACCGTTCGCGCTCGACTGCTGTGGAGGAAGTTCGACCGCGCGTACACAGAGTTCGCGTTCGCGGAGAACCCGGCCGGCTTCGCCCGCTTCGACGATGTGCCCGATCTGCCCGTCACGGAGATCGCGTCGGACTCGGCGCGGGTCCTCGTGGTTCGCGGGATCGCCTCCGAAGGAGCTCCGTCGCTTCCGCGTCTCGCCGAAGAGTGGGTCCGTTACAACGACTACGGCATCGGACTGCTGCTCGAAGGGGATACCCGGGGCGCTGCCACCGCATTCTCGATCGTGGCGGCGCTGCGCCCGGACATCTCGGACGGCCCGCTGAACTTGGCAAAGACGGCTTTGGCCGAAGGCAATCTCGAAGCCGCGTACGACGCTCTGGCGCGCGCCGAAGATGTCGTCACGGGCGACGCTCGTGCGGCGTGGGTTTGGGGACGGGTGTTGCAGGAGGACGGCCGCTACGAGGAAGCGGTGCTCGCGTACGAGCGCGTGCTCGAGGTCTTTGGGGAGGACAGGGCGACGTGGCGAGCCATGGGGCGGACGCTCTTCCTCGATCAGCAGTTCGAGCGCGCGCTCGAGGCACTGACCCGCGTGCTCCAGATCGATCCGGAAGACCGCGTCGCGCACTACCACCGCATGCTCTCGCTGAGAGCGCTCGGACGCGACGACGAGGCGGATCGAGCCGAAGCGGCGTACCTCTACTACGCGGTCGACGAGTCCGCCCAGGAGGTCACTCGGGCGTACCGTGCACGTGATGCCGGAGCGAACATCATGGCCCAGCCGATCCCGACCCATCGCTTGGAGATCCGGCGATGA